In Porphyrobacter sp. LM 6, one DNA window encodes the following:
- a CDS encoding cryptochrome/photolyase family protein — MTQIVWLRRDLRLADNPALYHAAKAGPVVAVYILDDESPKHHAYGGASRWWLHHSLASLAESFEARGSKLILRRGEAVAELTKLAHETGATTIHANCHYEPWWLNAERKLGKSLALKLHHGNYLMPPGSITTGTGGQYKIYTPFSRAVRAEFPPRAELPAPERLDAPASWPASDDLASWNLLPTKPDWAGGMREFWQVGEEAAHARLAAWEADVDAYDDKRNLPSVDKVSRLSPHLHFGEISPIQIWHRFKDRQSEGWRTYEGELIWRDYSANAILQFPAYATQNYREDFDRFPWRDPATDEAAARDLKAWQQGRTGYPIVDAGMRQLWQTGWMHNRVRMITASFLIKHLLIDWREGEKWFWDTLCDADYASNATNWQWTAGTGVDSNMFSRIMAPLSQSEKFDAARYIRTYVPELKGLEEPYVHDPEEFGRRPAGYPRKIVPHKAARERALAALKTLKAG, encoded by the coding sequence ATGACCCAAATCGTATGGCTCCGCCGCGATCTGCGCCTGGCCGACAACCCCGCGCTCTACCACGCCGCCAAGGCGGGGCCGGTGGTGGCGGTCTATATCCTCGATGACGAGAGCCCGAAGCACCACGCCTATGGCGGAGCCTCGCGCTGGTGGCTGCATCATTCGCTGGCGAGCCTTGCGGAATCCTTCGAAGCACGGGGAAGCAAGCTGATCCTGCGGCGCGGCGAGGCGGTGGCGGAGCTGACCAAACTGGCGCATGAGACCGGTGCGACCACGATCCACGCCAATTGCCACTACGAACCCTGGTGGCTCAATGCCGAGCGCAAGCTGGGCAAATCGCTCGCCCTCAAGCTCCACCACGGCAATTACCTGATGCCGCCGGGCAGCATCACCACCGGCACCGGCGGGCAGTACAAGATCTACACGCCGTTCAGCCGCGCCGTGCGGGCCGAATTCCCGCCACGCGCCGAACTCCCCGCGCCCGAGCGGTTGGATGCGCCCGCAAGCTGGCCGGCCTCGGACGATCTTGCATCATGGAACCTTCTGCCGACCAAGCCCGACTGGGCGGGCGGGATGCGCGAGTTCTGGCAGGTCGGCGAAGAGGCCGCCCACGCCCGCCTCGCCGCATGGGAAGCGGACGTCGATGCCTATGACGACAAGCGCAACCTGCCGAGCGTGGACAAGGTCTCGCGCCTCTCGCCGCATCTGCATTTCGGTGAAATCTCCCCGATCCAGATCTGGCATCGCTTCAAGGATCGTCAGTCCGAAGGTTGGCGCACCTATGAAGGCGAGCTCATCTGGCGCGACTATTCGGCCAACGCGATCCTGCAATTCCCCGCTTACGCCACGCAGAACTACCGCGAGGATTTCGACCGCTTTCCCTGGCGCGATCCCGCTACGGACGAGGCCGCTGCGCGCGATCTCAAGGCATGGCAGCAGGGCCGGACCGGCTACCCGATCGTCGATGCCGGGATGCGCCAGCTGTGGCAGACCGGGTGGATGCACAACCGTGTGCGGATGATCACCGCGAGCTTCCTCATCAAGCACCTGCTGATCGACTGGCGCGAGGGCGAGAAGTGGTTCTGGGATACGCTGTGCGATGCCGACTACGCCTCCAACGCCACCAACTGGCAGTGGACCGCGGGGACGGGGGTGGACAGCAACATGTTCAGCCGGATCATGGCGCCGCTCTCGCAGTCGGAGAAGTTCGACGCAGCGCGCTATATCCGCACCTATGTGCCCGAACTCAAAGGGTTGGAGGAGCCATACGTCCACGATCCCGAGGAGTTCGGGCGAAGGCCCGCGGGCTATCCGCGCAAGATCGTGCCCCACAAGGCCGCGCGTGAACGGGCACTGGCGGCGCTCAAGACTCTGAAGGCGGGGTAA